A section of the Pseudomonas flavescens genome encodes:
- a CDS encoding LemA family protein: MDISTLIIIAVLVAVVFYVISIYNRLVNLRNRYQNGFAQIEVQLKRRYDLIPNLVETAKAYLSHERETLEAVVAARNGAVEGLKQASENPGDAQSMNLLANAEGVLKNAMGRLNVTVEAYPDLKASQNMQQLSEELSSTENKVAFARQAYNDAVTAYNAYRQSFPPVVLAGAFGHGSDAALLEFADSAAIQEAPKVSF, translated from the coding sequence ATGGATATTTCCACCCTCATCATCATTGCCGTACTGGTTGCGGTGGTGTTCTACGTGATCAGCATCTACAACCGCCTGGTCAACCTGCGCAACCGTTACCAGAACGGCTTCGCGCAGATCGAGGTGCAGCTCAAGCGCCGTTACGACCTGATCCCCAACCTGGTGGAAACGGCCAAGGCGTACCTGTCCCACGAGCGCGAAACCCTGGAAGCCGTGGTCGCTGCCCGTAACGGTGCGGTGGAAGGCCTCAAGCAGGCCTCGGAGAATCCCGGCGATGCCCAGAGCATGAACCTGTTGGCCAATGCCGAAGGCGTGCTGAAGAACGCCATGGGCCGCCTCAACGTGACGGTCGAGGCCTACCCCGACCTCAAGGCCTCGCAGAACATGCAGCAACTCAGCGAGGAGCTGAGCAGCACCGAGAACAAGGTGGCTTTCGCTCGCCAGGCCTACAACGACGCGGTTACCGCCTACAACGCCTACCGCCAGAGCTTCCCGCCGGTGGTCCTGGCCGGCGCCTTCGGCCACGGCAGCGATGCCGCCCTGCTGGAGTTCGCCGATAGCGCGGCGATTCAGGAAGCCCCGAAAGTCTCCTTCTGA
- a CDS encoding M48 family metallopeptidase, producing the protein MDFFEQQDRARRNSSRLVILLVLAVITLIGTTTLVIAIAWQVYQYGNYSLQALSHELLVSVALVVVGVVLLGWAFKAMQLRAGGKVVAERLGGRLLNLQPQGVHEQRVLNVVEEMALAAGTPVPPVYLLEEPSINAFAAGLRPENAVIGVTRGAIEKLSRDELQGVIAHEFSHILHGDMRLNTRLVAVLHGILLLGLIGELVLRGGSHTRHAPRSSSNDKGKGNAVALVMVVGLALLIIGYAGTFFGNLIKAAVSRQREFLADASAVQYTRNPDGIAGALKKLGGGSQIEAGHAAEYSHMYFGQGLALSKMMATHPPLEERIRRIDPSWDGVVLGNEVFERPARAAARSHEEIAGFSAAAAGIAIASIGEPQPLHIEEARESLAQIDDRLRNAAHDPHGALAILYGLLLGRDADTRQQRMSWMQANLPPLLSDRLQELGTALERLPAGRRLPLLELAIPALKQLEPQDFVSLKRDIGTLLISTKQLDLIEWALLRIVERNLGMQRPVQGRLPLAALGNESGVLLVALSRAGNTSEEAATEAFQAAWATLPFTARVFAEQPQAGITALNDALNRLNQMRPLQKPQLLKAMARCIEHDGRISASEAELMRAVADTLDCPMPPLLSDAQA; encoded by the coding sequence ATGGACTTCTTCGAGCAACAGGACCGCGCCAGGCGCAACAGTTCCCGCCTGGTGATACTGCTGGTACTGGCGGTGATCACCCTGATCGGCACCACCACGCTGGTGATCGCCATTGCCTGGCAGGTTTACCAGTACGGCAACTACAGCCTGCAGGCGCTCAGCCACGAGCTGCTGGTCAGCGTGGCCCTGGTGGTGGTCGGTGTGGTGCTGCTCGGTTGGGCCTTCAAGGCCATGCAGCTGCGGGCTGGCGGCAAGGTGGTCGCGGAGCGGCTCGGAGGGCGCCTGCTCAATCTGCAGCCCCAGGGCGTGCACGAGCAGCGCGTACTCAACGTGGTGGAAGAGATGGCGCTGGCGGCAGGTACGCCGGTGCCGCCGGTGTACCTGCTCGAGGAGCCCTCGATCAACGCCTTCGCCGCCGGGTTGCGACCGGAGAACGCGGTGATCGGAGTAACCCGTGGCGCCATCGAAAAGCTCAGCCGCGATGAGCTGCAGGGCGTGATCGCCCATGAGTTCAGTCACATCCTGCATGGCGACATGCGCCTCAATACGCGCCTGGTGGCGGTGCTGCACGGCATTCTGCTGCTCGGCCTGATCGGTGAACTGGTGCTGCGTGGCGGCAGCCATACCCGCCATGCGCCGCGCAGCAGTTCCAACGACAAGGGCAAAGGCAATGCCGTCGCGCTGGTCATGGTGGTCGGCCTGGCACTGTTGATCATCGGCTACGCCGGTACCTTCTTCGGCAACCTGATCAAGGCGGCGGTGAGTCGCCAGCGCGAGTTCCTTGCCGACGCCTCGGCCGTGCAGTACACCCGCAACCCCGACGGTATCGCGGGTGCGCTGAAGAAGCTGGGCGGCGGATCGCAGATCGAAGCCGGGCATGCCGCCGAGTACAGCCATATGTATTTCGGCCAGGGCCTGGCGCTGAGCAAGATGATGGCCACGCACCCGCCACTGGAAGAGCGCATCCGCCGCATCGACCCCAGCTGGGACGGTGTGGTGCTTGGCAACGAGGTATTCGAGCGCCCTGCGCGCGCCGCTGCGCGAAGCCACGAAGAAATCGCAGGTTTCAGCGCCGCCGCCGCGGGCATCGCCATTGCCAGCATCGGTGAACCGCAGCCCCTGCATATCGAAGAAGCCCGCGAGAGCCTGGCGCAGATCGACGACCGCCTGCGCAATGCCGCTCACGACCCTCATGGCGCCCTGGCGATCCTTTACGGTCTGCTGCTCGGCCGTGATGCAGACACGCGCCAGCAGCGCATGAGCTGGATGCAGGCCAATCTGCCGCCGCTGCTGTCGGACCGTCTGCAGGAGCTGGGCACGGCACTGGAACGGTTGCCAGCCGGTCGACGCCTGCCCTTGCTGGAGTTGGCGATCCCGGCACTCAAGCAGCTCGAGCCTCAGGATTTCGTCAGCCTCAAGCGTGACATCGGCACGCTGCTGATCAGCACCAAGCAGCTGGATCTGATCGAATGGGCGCTGCTGCGCATCGTCGAACGCAACCTCGGTATGCAGCGCCCGGTTCAAGGGCGCCTGCCGCTGGCGGCGCTGGGCAACGAGAGCGGCGTGCTGCTGGTGGCTCTGTCACGGGCCGGCAATACCAGTGAAGAAGCCGCCACCGAGGCGTTCCAGGCGGCCTGGGCTACCCTGCCGTTCACCGCGCGGGTATTCGCCGAACAGCCCCAGGCAGGCATCACCGCGCTCAACGATGCCCTCAACCGCCTCAACCAGATGCGCCCCCTGCAGAAGCCGCAGCTCCTCAAGGCCATGGCCCGTTGCATCGAACACGATGGCCGCATCAGCGCCAGCGAGGCGGAACTGATGCGTGCGGTCGCCGACACACTGGACTGCCCGATGCCGCCCCTGTTGAGCGATGCTCAGGCTTGA
- a CDS encoding CAP domain-containing protein, with product MSDSPKHVRQLAAVAMLLCASVAGSAWADDAAQLTKLINGYREAGQGCDGQPSPAAGPLAPDRRLAGQKVNSSEQLQQALQQAGYQAAAVQLIRVTGPDSAEAAMAMLRTSYCAQLLDAQFADVGVLHEGNSWQVVLGRALLPARLGDWQEEGKAILAAVNEARGTPRRCGDQPFDAAEPLSWNDSLGQAALTHSRDMAMNSLFSHQGSDRSLVGARATATGYAWTVIGENIAAGQGRAQQVVEGWLASPSHCYNLMNPDFRDMGAAYASNPQSQATIYWTQVFGAAGRSGL from the coding sequence ATGAGTGATTCACCCAAGCACGTTCGGCAATTGGCCGCTGTGGCGATGTTGCTTTGCGCGAGCGTTGCCGGTAGCGCATGGGCCGACGATGCGGCGCAACTGACCAAGCTGATCAACGGCTACCGGGAAGCAGGGCAGGGGTGCGATGGGCAGCCGAGCCCGGCGGCCGGCCCGCTGGCCCCCGACAGGCGTCTGGCCGGGCAGAAGGTCAACTCGTCCGAGCAACTGCAGCAGGCTTTGCAACAAGCCGGTTATCAGGCGGCGGCCGTGCAACTGATCAGAGTGACCGGGCCGGACAGTGCCGAGGCCGCCATGGCCATGCTGCGCACGTCTTACTGCGCGCAATTGCTGGATGCCCAGTTCGCCGATGTCGGCGTTCTGCACGAGGGCAACAGCTGGCAGGTGGTCCTTGGTCGGGCGTTGCTGCCGGCGCGTCTTGGCGACTGGCAGGAAGAGGGCAAGGCGATTCTGGCGGCGGTCAACGAGGCGCGGGGCACCCCACGGCGTTGTGGCGATCAGCCGTTCGATGCCGCCGAGCCGTTGAGCTGGAACGATTCCCTCGGCCAGGCCGCGCTGACCCACAGTCGCGACATGGCGATGAACAGCCTGTTCAGCCACCAGGGCAGCGACCGCAGCCTGGTCGGCGCCCGCGCTACCGCTACCGGCTATGCCTGGACGGTGATCGGCGAGAACATCGCCGCTGGCCAGGGACGCGCGCAGCAGGTGGTCGAAGGCTGGCTGGCAAGCCCCTCGCATTGCTACAACCTGATGAACCCGGACTTCCGCGATATGGGCGCCGCCTACGCCAGCAACCCGCAGAGCCAGGCGACCATCTACTGGACGCAGGTCTTCGGCGCTGCGGGGCGGTCGGGCCTCTAA
- the stpA gene encoding glucosylglycerol 3-phosphatase, whose product MIVTETTLSLDPQSLLESLCGTDNLLIIQDLDGVCMNLVRDPLTRTLEHRYILAARDLDGHFQVLTNGEHIGSRGVNGLVERTVGTPQRCREQGLYLPGLAAGGVQLQDRYGQVSHPGVSATELAFLAAVPQRLSESLGQLLSQPPYGLDQPTIDRLLASSVLDNPLSPTLNLNAFHHHWHDRPALYAGLQADAAALVQSLLGDAAREGLQQSFFIHYAPNLGRDAEGRERMRPANAGNAGTTDLQFMLRGAVKEAGVLVILNRFYQLRTGDCPLGEDFNVRQAPTDLDALLQLARERFDPQHMPRLVGVGDTLTSSPLEGENGAVTWLRGGSDRGFLTLVQELGKAFGQDNRVLYIDSSRGEVQRPGVDARHLRERPADPWPALKGITDGEDPLRPNSVFSGGPAQYIEFFCALAKARGNR is encoded by the coding sequence ATGATTGTGACCGAAACCACCTTATCCCTCGACCCTCAATCCCTGCTGGAGAGCCTCTGCGGCACCGATAATCTGCTGATCATCCAGGACCTGGATGGTGTGTGCATGAACCTGGTACGCGACCCGCTCACCCGCACCCTGGAACATCGCTACATCCTTGCAGCCCGCGATCTGGATGGCCATTTCCAGGTGCTCACCAACGGTGAGCATATCGGCAGTCGGGGTGTGAACGGCCTGGTCGAACGGACCGTTGGTACACCGCAGCGGTGCCGTGAACAGGGTCTTTACCTCCCCGGGCTGGCTGCTGGCGGCGTGCAACTGCAGGATCGCTACGGGCAGGTCTCGCACCCGGGCGTCAGTGCCACTGAGCTGGCTTTTCTGGCAGCGGTGCCGCAGCGCCTGAGCGAGTCGCTCGGACAGCTGCTGAGCCAGCCACCCTATGGCCTGGACCAGCCGACGATCGATCGATTGCTGGCCAGCAGCGTGCTCGACAACCCGCTGTCGCCGACGCTCAACCTGAACGCCTTCCATCACCACTGGCACGACCGCCCGGCGCTCTACGCAGGCCTGCAGGCCGATGCCGCAGCGCTCGTGCAGAGCCTGCTAGGCGACGCCGCCAGAGAAGGCCTGCAGCAATCGTTCTTCATCCACTACGCGCCCAACCTGGGCCGCGATGCCGAGGGCCGGGAGCGCATGCGCCCAGCGAACGCCGGCAATGCAGGCACCACGGACCTGCAGTTCATGCTGCGTGGCGCCGTCAAGGAAGCCGGCGTTCTGGTGATCCTCAACCGCTTTTACCAACTGCGCACCGGTGACTGTCCGCTGGGCGAAGACTTCAATGTGCGCCAGGCGCCCACCGATCTGGATGCGCTCTTGCAACTGGCACGTGAACGCTTCGACCCGCAGCATATGCCGCGCCTCGTCGGCGTGGGCGATACCCTGACCAGCTCGCCACTCGAGGGCGAAAACGGCGCTGTGACCTGGCTGCGCGGCGGTAGCGATCGAGGTTTTCTCACCCTGGTGCAGGAGCTCGGCAAGGCATTCGGGCAGGACAATCGCGTGCTGTACATCGACAGCAGCCGTGGCGAAGTGCAGCGACCGGGTGTCGACGCGCGCCATCTGCGTGAGCGGCCGGCAGATCCCTGGCCAGCATTGAAAGGGATTACCGATGGCGAAGATCCCTTGCGCCCGAACAGCGTTTTCAGCGGAGGGCCGGCGCAGTACATCGAGTTTTTCTGCGCCCTGGCGAAGGCGCGTGGTAACCGCTGA
- a CDS encoding bestrophin family protein, whose translation MHSITRGYRYLIKTFGYVGWSLFWLLIWDIVVTVDYMLFLERKISLPSMPLTLLGSALVVLISFRNSSAYNRWWEARTIWGALINSSRSFARQVLTLIDDNDDRNPVKAVLLRRHVAYIRSLSATLRNEPCADEVRAFVAADEFERRHTTNNFPNDILNGSAAILASEYKAGRLDSIRLTRLESTLVDVSNCQGGLERIANTPLPYPYVYFPRLFITLFCLIVPIGLVETLEWFTPLASTVVGFMLLAIERVGSDLQSPFQVSEHQIQMDALCETIEKNLESMQRDAQRERDGRLLED comes from the coding sequence ATGCACTCCATCACCCGCGGTTATCGCTACCTCATCAAGACCTTTGGTTACGTCGGTTGGTCGCTGTTCTGGCTGCTGATCTGGGACATCGTCGTCACCGTCGACTACATGCTGTTTCTGGAACGCAAGATCAGCCTGCCGTCCATGCCCCTGACCCTGCTCGGTTCGGCCCTGGTGGTACTGATCAGCTTCCGCAACAGCAGCGCTTACAACCGCTGGTGGGAAGCACGCACCATCTGGGGAGCGCTGATCAACAGCTCGCGTAGCTTCGCCCGTCAGGTGCTGACACTGATCGACGACAACGACGACCGCAATCCGGTCAAGGCGGTCCTGCTGCGTCGCCATGTGGCCTACATCAGAAGCCTGTCCGCAACCCTGCGCAACGAGCCCTGCGCCGACGAGGTCAGGGCTTTCGTGGCAGCGGACGAATTCGAACGCCGCCATACCACCAACAACTTTCCCAACGATATTCTCAATGGCTCTGCAGCCATTCTGGCCAGTGAATACAAGGCAGGTCGCCTGGATAGCATTCGCCTGACACGCCTGGAGTCGACGCTGGTCGACGTTTCCAACTGCCAGGGCGGCCTCGAGCGTATCGCCAACACGCCGCTGCCCTACCCTTACGTGTACTTCCCGCGGCTGTTCATCACCCTGTTCTGCCTGATCGTGCCCATCGGCCTGGTGGAAACCCTGGAATGGTTCACGCCGCTGGCCTCGACCGTGGTCGGCTTCATGCTGCTGGCCATCGAGCGAGTGGGCAGTGACCTGCAGAGCCCGTTCCAGGTCAGCGAGCACCAGATCCAGATGGATGCGCTCTGCGAGACCATCGAGAAGAACCTCGAATCGATGCAACGCGATGCCCAGCGCGAGCGTGACGGAAGGCTCCTGGAAGACTGA
- a CDS encoding MFS transporter permease: MENLYQTPSAPLLAEERPRTTFFVTSTSKLYVLFFMTLGFYAVYWAYKQWDTQRATMRPKKISPAARSIFHIFFIHSLCRLILAQLQAKGLGDWRYASAAWMYIVLVFASNGLSRLDGHIGVTLEIMLLLAGTILPAWPLSIIQEKANLASDDPTGQSNSRFSTANYLCMLPGGLLWLLIIIGSYL, from the coding sequence ATGGAAAATCTGTATCAGACACCCAGTGCCCCACTACTGGCCGAGGAACGCCCGCGCACCACCTTCTTCGTCACCTCCACCAGCAAGCTCTATGTGCTGTTCTTCATGACGCTTGGGTTCTACGCGGTCTACTGGGCCTACAAGCAATGGGATACCCAACGGGCCACCATGCGCCCGAAGAAGATCAGCCCCGCAGCGCGCTCGATCTTCCATATTTTCTTCATTCATTCGCTGTGCCGGCTGATCCTCGCGCAATTGCAAGCCAAGGGTCTGGGCGACTGGCGATATGCGAGTGCGGCGTGGATGTACATCGTTCTGGTATTCGCCAGCAACGGTCTTTCGCGTCTGGACGGCCATATCGGCGTGACCCTGGAAATCATGCTGTTGCTCGCGGGTACCATCCTGCCGGCTTGGCCGCTGTCGATCATCCAGGAGAAAGCCAACCTGGCCAGCGATGATCCGACCGGCCAGAGCAACAGCCGCTTCAGCACCGCGAATTATCTGTGCATGCTGCCGGGCGGCCTGCTTTGGCTGCTCATCATCATCGGCTCCTACCTCTGA
- a CDS encoding DUF2167 domain-containing protein, which produces MLFKELMLASLLATVVPLTWADQAPAAQNAQEAPAAEVADGDSVSEEQFLDSLDFRSGKVVVGSNLATLDLPENLVFLDGADAERVLVEAWGNPPDDKLPLGMILPKGVSPLADESWAVTVEYEENGYVSDEDAADIDYADMLKDLQDGAKAENEWRTENGYEPIAIVGWASAPHYDAAGKKLHWAKEVKFGDSDEHILNYNIRVLGRKGVLVLNFIAGMHQLPQIEENLPAVLAMTDFNDGNRYADFNPDIDEVAAYGLGALIAGKAAAKVGLFAAALVLLKKAWFLPVLLIGWVWRRMTGKKKEQPQPLAPEPQVQPEAKAETDPPLPVQRVSSVMDLNNPREDDKR; this is translated from the coding sequence ATGTTGTTCAAGGAGTTGATGCTGGCCAGCCTGTTGGCCACGGTAGTTCCCCTGACCTGGGCCGACCAGGCCCCCGCCGCGCAGAATGCGCAAGAAGCCCCCGCCGCTGAAGTCGCCGACGGTGATTCCGTCAGCGAAGAGCAGTTTCTCGACAGCCTCGATTTCCGTTCCGGCAAGGTGGTGGTCGGCAGCAACCTGGCGACCCTCGATCTTCCGGAAAACCTGGTATTCCTCGACGGTGCCGACGCCGAGCGCGTGCTGGTCGAGGCCTGGGGCAATCCGCCAGACGACAAGCTGCCGCTGGGCATGATCCTGCCCAAGGGCGTATCGCCCCTGGCGGACGAGTCGTGGGCCGTCACCGTGGAGTACGAAGAAAACGGCTACGTGTCCGACGAGGACGCCGCGGACATCGACTACGCCGACATGCTCAAGGACCTGCAGGACGGCGCCAAGGCCGAGAACGAGTGGCGTACCGAAAACGGTTACGAGCCCATCGCCATCGTCGGCTGGGCATCCGCCCCGCATTACGATGCCGCAGGCAAGAAGCTGCACTGGGCCAAGGAAGTGAAATTCGGCGACAGCGACGAGCACATCCTCAACTACAACATCCGCGTGCTGGGCCGCAAAGGCGTACTGGTGCTGAACTTCATCGCCGGCATGCATCAGCTGCCGCAGATCGAAGAGAACCTGCCGGCAGTGCTGGCCATGACCGACTTCAACGACGGCAACCGCTACGCTGATTTCAACCCGGATATCGACGAAGTCGCGGCCTATGGCCTCGGTGCGCTGATCGCCGGCAAGGCAGCTGCCAAAGTGGGCCTGTTCGCTGCGGCGCTGGTGCTGCTCAAAAAGGCGTGGTTCCTGCCGGTACTGCTGATTGGCTGGGTATGGCGGCGCATGACCGGGAAGAAGAAGGAACAGCCGCAGCCGCTGGCGCCTGAACCGCAGGTGCAGCCTGAGGCCAAAGCCGAGACTGACCCACCGCTACCTGTGCAGCGCGTTTCCAGCGTGATGGATCTGAACAATCCGCGCGAAGACGACAAGCGCTGA
- a CDS encoding DUF2798 domain-containing protein has translation MPDTTLSRTRRSWKLPARLSSVAFAFFMSGIMAFLMCLVITATNRGLSDGYLGAVLEAYQLAMPVAFVCVMGVRPVVLHLVRLTVRAS, from the coding sequence ATGCCTGACACGACGCTCAGCCGTACCCGCCGAAGCTGGAAGCTGCCAGCCAGACTATCGTCGGTGGCCTTCGCCTTTTTCATGTCCGGCATCATGGCGTTTCTCATGTGCCTGGTGATCACCGCCACCAACCGCGGCCTCAGCGACGGCTACCTGGGCGCGGTACTGGAGGCCTACCAGTTGGCGATGCCGGTAGCGTTCGTCTGCGTGATGGGCGTTCGGCCAGTGGTGCTGCACCTCGTTCGGCTTACCGTACGGGCCTCGTAA
- a CDS encoding LysR family transcriptional regulator encodes MDTLRGIESFVKAVETGSIAAGARLLGISAAAASQNIARLESSLGVRLLTRTTRSLALTESGTLYFEQVRDVLRDLELARSTATQAHDAPQGRLRIASSAAFGRYVLAALLPAFTARYPRIACELITTDRSVNHIQESVDISIRIPQQLEDGLVARHIASIPSIYCASPAYLLKAGTPVTPEQLREHDCLAFRVAVDGRLMPWRFARDGVRFDAQIRVALVSDDIDVLARVAVNGGGITRLAAFVAEPLLASGQLQQLFASPQSSGSQAIVEPLDYYLCVRDRYELTAKVRAFVDHLQNSLRADWRP; translated from the coding sequence ATGGATACCCTGCGCGGCATCGAGAGTTTCGTGAAGGCGGTGGAAACCGGCAGCATCGCTGCGGGCGCTCGCCTGCTGGGCATCAGCGCCGCAGCGGCCAGCCAGAATATTGCCCGCCTGGAATCATCCCTCGGCGTACGTCTGCTGACGCGCACCACCCGCAGCCTGGCGCTCACCGAAAGCGGCACGCTGTATTTCGAGCAGGTGCGTGATGTGCTGCGCGACTTGGAACTGGCACGCAGCACGGCTACGCAAGCACACGACGCTCCTCAGGGCCGCTTGCGAATCGCGTCCAGCGCCGCATTCGGCCGCTATGTGCTGGCAGCGCTGCTGCCCGCCTTCACCGCCCGCTACCCACGTATCGCCTGCGAGCTGATCACCACTGACCGCAGCGTCAATCACATTCAGGAATCGGTGGATATCAGCATCCGTATTCCGCAGCAGCTCGAGGACGGCCTGGTAGCCCGGCATATCGCCAGCATACCGTCGATCTATTGCGCCTCGCCGGCCTACCTGCTCAAGGCCGGCACGCCGGTCACCCCGGAACAGCTGCGCGAGCACGATTGCCTGGCTTTCAGGGTCGCCGTGGACGGGCGCCTGATGCCCTGGCGTTTCGCCCGCGATGGAGTGCGCTTCGACGCGCAGATACGGGTGGCGCTGGTCAGCGACGATATCGACGTCCTGGCCCGGGTGGCCGTCAACGGCGGTGGCATCACCCGCCTCGCCGCCTTCGTCGCCGAGCCACTGCTGGCCAGCGGTCAGTTGCAGCAGCTCTTCGCCAGCCCACAGAGCTCGGGCAGCCAGGCAATTGTCGAGCCGCTGGACTACTACCTGTGCGTGCGTGACCGCTACGAGCTGACGGCCAAGGTGCGCGCTTTCGTCGATCATCTGCAAAACAGCCTGCGCGCCGACTGGCGCCCTTAG
- a CDS encoding peptidylprolyl isomerase, whose amino-acid sequence MAKATARHILVATEDKCNELKAAIEGGADFAQVAKDNSSCPSSRDGGNLGSFGPGQMVKEFDTVVFSAPVNVVQGPVKTQFGYHLLEVTSRQD is encoded by the coding sequence ATGGCCAAAGCCACTGCCCGTCACATCCTGGTTGCTACCGAAGACAAGTGCAACGAACTGAAAGCTGCCATCGAAGGCGGTGCCGACTTCGCCCAGGTCGCCAAAGACAACTCCAGCTGCCCATCCAGCCGCGACGGCGGCAACCTCGGCTCGTTCGGCCCGGGCCAGATGGTCAAGGAATTCGACACCGTGGTGTTCAGCGCACCGGTCAACGTGGTTCAGGGCCCGGTGAAAACCCAGTTCGGTTATCACCTGCTCGAAGTGACCAGCCGCCAGGACTGA
- a CDS encoding zinc-binding metallopeptidase family protein translates to MNRFFQALGLRIGDSAKQARTPSQKALGQCTCGQPIFFRNSQCLACQSPLGYEPERGQVVTLVASEQTDVWRVEGDPQGWRYRRCDNLHTAAGCNWLLPAMYGAGLCTACQLNRTIPDLSVPDNDRRWARFETAKRRLVAQLLTMGLPLVSKTQDEINGLAFDFLGPDAEGKQPTTGHANGLITLNIAEADDDVREQTRIQLREPYRTLLGHFRHEVGHYYWDRLIANSQWLNDYRMLFGDERADYGAALQRHYEQGAPADWQASFVSAYATMHPWEDWAETWAHYLHMMDTLDTALSFGMRAGDVELEFRPFTRAALYDPNDPLADEFLQFVNAWIELAAMLNELARSMGQKDLYPFVLPAAVIGKLQFIHRVVQAASPTQ, encoded by the coding sequence ATGAACCGGTTCTTCCAGGCCCTCGGCCTGCGCATTGGCGACTCGGCAAAGCAGGCACGCACGCCCAGCCAGAAGGCATTGGGACAATGCACCTGTGGCCAGCCGATCTTCTTCCGCAACAGCCAGTGCCTGGCCTGCCAGTCACCGCTGGGCTACGAGCCCGAGCGCGGTCAGGTGGTAACCCTCGTGGCCAGCGAGCAAACCGATGTATGGCGGGTGGAAGGTGATCCACAGGGCTGGCGCTACCGGCGCTGTGACAATCTGCACACCGCCGCGGGCTGCAACTGGCTGCTGCCCGCCATGTACGGCGCAGGCCTGTGCACGGCCTGCCAGCTCAACCGCACCATCCCCGACCTGTCGGTGCCCGATAACGACAGGCGCTGGGCGCGCTTCGAAACCGCCAAGCGTCGCCTGGTGGCGCAGCTGCTGACCATGGGTCTGCCGCTTGTCAGCAAGACCCAGGACGAGATCAATGGCCTGGCCTTCGACTTTCTCGGCCCGGATGCCGAAGGCAAGCAGCCCACCACTGGCCACGCCAATGGCCTGATCACCCTGAACATCGCCGAAGCCGACGACGACGTGCGCGAGCAGACCCGCATCCAGTTGCGCGAGCCCTACCGCACCCTGCTCGGCCACTTCCGCCACGAGGTCGGCCATTACTACTGGGACCGGCTGATCGCCAACAGCCAGTGGCTGAACGACTACCGCATGCTGTTCGGTGACGAACGAGCCGACTACGGCGCCGCCCTGCAGCGTCATTATGAGCAGGGCGCACCGGCCGACTGGCAGGCTTCCTTCGTCAGCGCCTACGCCACCATGCACCCCTGGGAAGACTGGGCGGAAACCTGGGCTCACTACCTGCACATGATGGACACCCTGGACACCGCACTGAGCTTCGGCATGCGTGCCGGTGACGTGGAGCTGGAATTCCGGCCCTTCACCCGAGCGGCGTTGTACGACCCGAACGATCCGCTGGCAGACGAGTTCCTGCAGTTCGTCAATGCCTGGATCGAACTCGCCGCCATGCTCAACGAACTGGCACGCAGCATGGGCCAGAAGGATCTCTACCCCTTCGTGCTGCCCGCCGCGGTGATCGGCAAGCTACAGTTCATTCATCGTGTGGTGCAGGCAGCCTCTCCCACCCAGTAG
- a CDS encoding GFA family protein, translating into MAHLEKHGSCLCGAVSLTLHVTATNVSACHCTTCRKWGGGPLLVVEGETAHFTGQRHVRTYASSEWAERAFCVECGTHLFYRLTNGGFYAVPVGLLDGDENWQFESQVFIDAKPAYYCFANQTRELTGEQLFAHYKAT; encoded by the coding sequence ATGGCTCATCTGGAGAAACACGGCAGTTGCCTGTGCGGGGCGGTCAGCCTCACGTTGCATGTCACCGCCACAAACGTGAGCGCCTGCCACTGTACAACGTGCCGCAAATGGGGCGGCGGACCGCTGCTGGTGGTCGAAGGGGAAACCGCGCATTTCACCGGGCAACGGCATGTGCGCACCTACGCGTCCTCAGAATGGGCCGAACGTGCCTTCTGCGTGGAATGCGGCACCCACCTGTTCTATCGCCTCACCAATGGTGGGTTCTACGCAGTGCCGGTGGGCCTGCTCGACGGCGACGAGAACTGGCAGTTCGAAAGCCAGGTATTCATCGATGCCAAACCCGCTTACTACTGCTTCGCCAACCAAACGCGGGAGCTGACCGGCGAACAACTGTTCGCGCACTACAAGGCCACCTGA